The Procambarus clarkii isolate CNS0578487 chromosome 76, FALCON_Pclarkii_2.0, whole genome shotgun sequence genome includes a window with the following:
- the LOC123771475 gene encoding LOW QUALITY PROTEIN: arylalkylamine N-acetyltransferase 1 (The sequence of the model RefSeq protein was modified relative to this genomic sequence to represent the inferred CDS: inserted 1 base in 1 codon; deleted 1 base in 1 codon), with translation MNPANIQPTFMGFYNSVATCFRKYTAPLGTRRKESGSGEGSEASAPGEQDPLALNVGQEEAQQQQQQQQLLQQQEPEEPELPSEPELPPDVLHKHDENIVFKILTQEYSDAAVDLLCNHFFKDEPLGKALYLDSPREVDHWLSKXLPHMISHGVSVMAIDETANGRLVGVAINSIKRRGDAPGPDDFLAWIDPHKDPKMYKIISFLTQLASDIDFFGQYSVDKFLNFELLNVDKTYGGRGIASMLVQQSCNVARTQGFTCLVTETTGIFSAKIFARHAFKTIREVQYSQFRQNGRIAFPNTGIHTSARVSVKILEPLQPNSC, from the exons ATGAATCCTGCCAACATCCAGCCCACATTCATGGGCTTCTACAACAGCGTGGCGACTTGCTTCAGGAAGTACACAG CGCCTCTGGGCACGCGCCGGAAGGAGAGTGGCAGTGGGGAAGGCAGCGAGGCTAGTGCCCCTGGAGAACAGGATCCCCTGGCCCTCAATGTCGGCCAGGAAGaggcacagcagcagcagcagcagcagcagctcctccAGCAGCAGGAACCGGAGGAGCCAGAGCTGCCCAGCGAGCCAGAGTTGCCGCCAGATGTCCTCCACAAACACGACGAAAATATTGTCTTCAAG ATCTTGACACAAGAGTACAGCGACGCGGCAGTCGACCTTCTGTGCAACCACTTCTTCAAGGACGAGCCCCTGGGGAAGGCGCTCTACCTCGACAGCCCGAGGGAGGTCGACCACTGGCTCTCCA TCCTGCCTCATATG ATCAGCCACGGGGTGTCGGTAATGGCGATAGACGAGACGGCTAATGGGCGGCTGGTGGGCGTAGCCATTAACAGCATTAAGAGGCGCGGCGACGCTCCTGGACCGGACGACTTCTTGGCCTGGATCGACCCCCACAAGGACCCCAAGATGTACAAGATTATCTCCTTCCTCACACAACTAGCCAGCGACATTGACTTTTTCGGCCAATACAGCGTTGACAAG ttcCTCAACTTCGAGCTGCTGAATGTGGACAAGACGTACGGAGGCCGCGGGATCGCCTCCATGCTGGTCCAACAGAGCTGCAACGTAGCCCGCACTCAAGGCTTCACCTGCCTCGTCACAGAGACCACAG GCATCTTCTCGGCCAAGATCTTCGCTCGACACGCCTTCAAGACCATCCGGGAGGTCCAGTACTCCCAGTTCCGACAGAACGGACGCATCGCCTTCCCCAACACCGGCATCCATACGTCGGCTCGCGTCTCC GTCAAAATTCTAGAGCCTCTCCAGCCTAACAGCTGTTAG